One genomic region from Nymphaea colorata isolate Beijing-Zhang1983 chromosome 12, ASM883128v2, whole genome shotgun sequence encodes:
- the LOC116266213 gene encoding uncharacterized protein LOC116266213: MRCRFHPFEPGRVGVCAACLRERLEAVVAERERLGTPSSAERCSSATDTSCSEQLPFSFPRSVSPYVSRRDRESLFFSTPQLNASRTTSKKKRSKYRNPDPALKKEKRFSFLSAIFGGRPEREKPRDDPPRVSSSWLSLILPVRHKKSRLFPAGGGRTACRRRDCGMSPVAREGDGDESGDDAGYFSDSAGVRRTPEAITTAVTTTFPGARRRILQHNPSGFAFCLSPLMRPCPKGRHQESAGRDRAPYSPEIRVSLQGKYLSCNRSRKLSDFGKFP; the protein is encoded by the coding sequence atgagGTGCAGGTTCCACCCGTTCGAGCCGGGCAGAGTGGGCGTGTGCGCGGCGTGCTTGAGGGAGCGGCTGGAGGCGGTGGTGGCGGAGAGGGAGCGGCTCGGAACGCCCTCGTCGGCGGAGCGCTGCTCCTCCGCCACAGACACTTCGTGCTCGGAGCAGCTCCCCTTCTCCTTCCCGAGATCCGTTTCTCCCTACGTCTCCCGCCGCGACCGGGAAAGCCTCTTCTTCAGCACCCCGCAGCTCAACGCCTCCAGGACGACGAGCAAGAAGAAGCGTTCCAAGTACCGGAACCCCGATCCCGCCCTCAAGAAGGAGAAGCGCTTCTCCTTCCTCTCCGCGATCTTCGGCGGCCGGCCGGAGCGCGAGAAGCCGAGAGACGATCCCCCCAGGGTCTCCTCCTCGTGGCTTTCCTTGATCCTGCCCGTCCGGCACAAGAAATCGCGCCTCTTCCCCGCCGGAGGTGGCCGCACTGCATGCCGGCGGAGGGATTGCGGGATGTCTCCGGTGGCGAGGGAGGGAGACGGCGACGAATCGGGCGACGACGCCGGCTACTTCAGCGACTCCGCTGGCGTGCGGCGGACGCCAGAGGCGATCACGACGGCGGTGACCACGACGTTTCCAGGAGCGAGACGGCGTATTCTGCAGCACAATCCCTCGGGCTTCGCCTTCTGCCTCAGCCCGTTGATGCGGCCGTGCCCGAAGGGCCGCCACCAGGAGTCCGCCGGCCGTGACCGTGCACCGTACTCCCCCGAAATTAGGGTTTCCCTTCAAGGCAAGTACCTCTCCTGCAATCGATCCAGGAAGCTCTCAGATTTCGGAAAATTCCCCTAA
- the LOC116266215 gene encoding mediator of RNA polymerase II transcription subunit 11 isoform X1, translating to MNPPSTENAQSTSLQRLHHVEKRIVHVLELAGGVMEELGNATGPRMDVLNSHCLDFMQSIKDIQLTLREEIKSACEYRPFEQCDYSARISNEICCRKLELVIDKLDEMKETINECNGGN from the exons ATGAATCCACCCAGTACAGAGAATGCCCAAAGCACATCATTACAGCGGCTTCATCATGTCGAGAAG AGGATTGTTCATGTTTTGGAGCTTGCTGGAGGTGTAATGGAGGAGTTGGGAAATGCGACCGGCCCTAGGATGGATGTGCTTAATAGCCACTGTCTCGATTTCATGCAGTCTATAAAG GACATTCAGCTGACTCTCCGAGAAGAAATAAAGAGCGCTTGCGAGTATCGGCCGTTTGAACAGTGTGACTACAGTGCCCGGATTTCTAATGAGATTTGCTGTAGGAAGCTTGAGTTGGTAATAGATAAATTGGATGAGATGAAAGAGACCATCAACGAGTGCAATGGTGGAAACTAA
- the LOC116266215 gene encoding uncharacterized protein LOC116266215 isoform X2: MNPPSTENAQSTSLQRLHHVEKRIVHVLELAGGVMEELGNATGPRMDVLNSHCLDFMQSIKNPITSGPSYLLASLSWSMDKNLTTKLPYLNVGDLLNRGEFRMLFQLSTVKGRV; encoded by the exons ATGAATCCACCCAGTACAGAGAATGCCCAAAGCACATCATTACAGCGGCTTCATCATGTCGAGAAG AGGATTGTTCATGTTTTGGAGCTTGCTGGAGGTGTAATGGAGGAGTTGGGAAATGCGACCGGCCCTAGGATGGATGTGCTTAATAGCCACTGTCTCGATTTCATGCAGTCTATAAAG AATCCCATTACCTCAGGTCCATCATATCTGTTGGCATCATTGAGTTGGTCAATGGATAAGAATTTGACTACAAAGCTGCCATACCTCAATGTAGGAGACCTTCTCAATAGGGGAGAATTCAGGATGTTATTCCAGCTTTCAACAGTCAAAGGGAGGGTCTGA
- the LOC116266212 gene encoding pentatricopeptide repeat-containing protein At1g66345, mitochondrial, protein MSLLRSVTRKGVFGARWLFLYSHKSDPRVLLRPYVVNERKICGTQIEKSKVGPENSWFWSEKINDVEVVRLVSELLRRGDDWDWLSGKLDHIRLTDSIVEDILLQLKEPSDAKKGLSFFHWSSVRKKFDHSVRSYCILAQILFHARLDTHAKVMLESAARKNSYRESPFRLEESLLSTYAVTCSSPQLFDHLIQTYAKLRMFHEAISSYHYLQEHGFLPSIATWNMLLNVVQRSDKNLLIWRIYEDMITKKTFPNAVTSRIMVDAMCKQGLLQKTIDLLDKISSKRCLPGVIVNSALIVRMIEDDRVDEGILLLKRMYRKNMVTDNVTYSLIIFGLCKLGIMEHALAMHDEMLKRGYPANSLTYTSLIGVHCKDGRFQEFDQLVQEMVKQGLVPYNETYNFLIEGCCRAGKLGYATRFYQEMLQRGLLPSTHAFNQLLEEICEAGDVDKANDILTTALEKGLLPDEVTYAHLIDAYSKMDNVQEVLKLYHEMEYRGPAPGLLTHSLLVRSLCRCKQYDKAEKILSAMKEKSLIPSTYIYNCIIEGLCMSNNTGKAFQLYDEMRTTGAKPNSHTFAVLVEGMHRFYTLQTPEDAIDNLSSAFN, encoded by the coding sequence ATGAGTTTGCTGAGATCAGTTACCAGAAAAGGTGTGTTTGGTGCACGTTGGTTATTCTTATATAGTCACAAATCCGATCCCAGAGTTCTCTTAAGACCGTACGTTGTCAACGAACGAAAAATCTGTGGTACCCAAATCGAGAAATCGAAGGTTGGACCTGAAAATTCTTGGTTTTGGAGTGAAAAAATCAATGATGTGGAAGTAGTCAGGTTGGTGTCTGAATTATTGAGAAGGGGGGATGATTGGGATTGGCTGAGCGGTAAACTGGATCACATCCGACTAACGGATTCGATTGTTGAAGACATATTGCTTCAGCTGAAGGAGCCCTCGGATGCAAAGAAAGGGCTTAGTTTTTTCCATTGGTCATCAGTAAGGAAAAAATTTGATCACAGTGTCCGGTCGTACTGTATTCTAGCTCAGATCCTTTTTCATGCACGGTTAGATACTCATGCTAAGGTGATGCTGGAATCGGCAGCGAGAAAGAATTCGTACCGTGAATCACCGTTTAGATTAGAGGAGTCTTTGTTAAGTACATATGCCGTTACTTGCTCTAGCCCCCAGCTCTTTGACCATTTGATACAGACATATGCCAAATTGAGGATGTTCCACGAGGCCATCTCTAGCTATCATTACTTGCAGGAGCACGGTTTCTTGCCCAGTATAGCTACTTGGAACATGTTGCTTAATGTTGTCCAAAGATCTGACAAGAATCTCCTAATATGGAGAATTTACGAGGATATGATCACAAAGAAAACATTTCCAAACGCTGTGACTTCCAGGATTATGGTTGATGCAATGTGCAAACAAGGGTTGCTGCAGAAAACAATTGATTTACTTGACAAAATTTCCAGCAAAAGATGCCTTCCTGGAGTAATTGTTAATAGTGCATTGATTGTTCGGATGATTGAAGATGATCGTGTGGATGAAGGAATTTTGTTGCTAAAAAGAATGTACCGTAAGAATATGGTCACTGATAACGTCACATATTCTCTAATCATTTTTGGCCTATGCAAGCTGGGAATCATGGAACATGCTCTTGCAATGCATGATGAAATGCTCAAGAGAGGATATCCTGCAAACTCATTGACCTATACCTCATTAATTGGTGTCCACTGTAAGGATGGAAGATTTCAAGAATTTGATCAGTTGGTGCAGGAAATGGTAAAACAGGGGTTAGTGCCATATAATGAAAcctataattttttaatagaaGGGTGCTGCAGAGCAGGGAAATTGGGGTATGCTACAAGATTCTACCAAGAAATGCTTCAAAGGGGCTTGTTACCAAGTACACATGCTTTCAATCAACTCCTTGAAGAGATCTGTGAAGCGGGAGATGTTGATAAGGCCAATGACATTCTGACTACTGCACTGGAAAAGGGACTTTTACCTGATGAGGTGACATATGCTCACCTTATTGATGCATATTCTAAGATGGACAATGTTCAGGAAGTTCTCAAACTGTACCATGAAATGGAATATCGAGGGCCTGCTCCAGGATTATTGACTCACAGTTTGCTTGTGAGGAGTTTATGCAGATGCAAGCAGTATGACAAAGCAGAGAAAATTTTAAGTGctatgaaagagaaaagtttgaTTCCATCTACTTATATTTACAACTGTATCATAGAAGGTTTGTGCATGTCAAATAACACAGGAAAAGCATTCCAACTCTATGATGAAATGAGAACAACGGGAGCCAAGCCTAATTCTCATACTTTTGCTGTTCTAGTTGAAGGAATGCATAGATTCTATACTCTTCAGACTCCAGAAGATGCTATAGATAACTTATCTTCTGCTTTTAATTAG